In one window of Mesorhizobium sp. B2-1-1 DNA:
- a CDS encoding NAD(P)H-hydrate dehydratase, translated as MSNELLSPEEMSEADRLTIAAGAIDGIGLMRRAGEAVAAEIFRRYPAAKRVHVLCGPGNNGGDGYVVARCLATAGVDTVVWASGTPKPGSDAALAAGECPVKPRPLANFAAEAGAVVVDALYGAGLSKPLSGEAARTVGIVASLALPVVAVDLPSGVSGGSGQVLGQAFRAGVTVTFARKKPGHLLLPGRKLCGEVVLADIGITDGVIARIRPQAFENTPALWLDVFPIPGVDTHKYKRGHVGVFSGGPNATGAARLAALAAARIGAGAVTVLSPANAMQVNAAYLTSIMLRKANDSADIDAFIGERRPSALVLGPGFGVGERTRNFALTLLAAGQQRNVSASVDGLVFDADAITSFREKPDALFEASRQPGAPSLVMTPHEGEFARLFADIAGGAVSSKLGRARMAATRANAVIVYKGADTVIAAPDGRAAINSNGAPWLATAGSGDVLSGLVAGFLAQGMPAFEAACAAVWIHAEAGSRFGPGLIAEDLPLALVPALHELVAARGAR; from the coding sequence ATGAGCAACGAACTTCTTTCTCCCGAGGAGATGAGCGAGGCGGATCGGTTGACGATTGCCGCCGGCGCAATCGACGGCATCGGCCTGATGCGCCGTGCAGGCGAAGCCGTCGCGGCCGAAATTTTCAGGCGCTATCCGGCGGCGAAGCGGGTCCATGTGCTTTGCGGTCCCGGCAACAATGGCGGCGATGGCTATGTCGTGGCCCGCTGCCTGGCAACCGCTGGTGTCGACACGGTGGTGTGGGCGTCGGGCACGCCGAAGCCGGGCAGCGATGCCGCGCTCGCCGCCGGTGAATGCCCGGTCAAACCTCGGCCGCTGGCGAATTTCGCGGCCGAAGCCGGCGCTGTCGTCGTCGACGCTCTTTACGGAGCAGGGCTGTCCAAACCGCTGTCCGGTGAAGCGGCGAGAACGGTTGGCATTGTGGCAAGCCTGGCCTTGCCGGTCGTCGCGGTCGATCTGCCATCAGGCGTTTCCGGAGGCAGCGGCCAAGTGCTCGGCCAGGCTTTTCGCGCTGGGGTCACCGTCACCTTCGCACGCAAAAAGCCTGGCCATCTTCTGCTCCCCGGGCGCAAGCTGTGCGGGGAGGTCGTGCTGGCCGATATCGGCATCACCGACGGTGTCATTGCGCGGATTCGACCCCAGGCGTTCGAGAACACGCCGGCGCTTTGGCTCGACGTTTTTCCGATTCCGGGTGTCGATACGCACAAGTACAAGCGCGGCCATGTCGGCGTCTTTTCCGGTGGCCCGAATGCCACCGGCGCGGCGCGGCTTGCGGCGCTTGCCGCGGCCCGTATCGGGGCAGGAGCGGTGACGGTCCTATCCCCGGCGAACGCCATGCAGGTGAATGCCGCGTATCTGACCTCGATCATGCTGCGCAAAGCAAATGACAGCGCCGACATCGACGCCTTCATCGGCGAACGCCGGCCCTCCGCTCTTGTGCTGGGCCCTGGCTTCGGTGTCGGTGAAAGAACGCGGAATTTTGCTCTCACGCTGCTTGCCGCTGGCCAGCAGCGGAACGTTTCCGCCTCGGTCGATGGTCTGGTGTTCGACGCCGACGCGATCACCTCGTTTCGCGAGAAGCCGGATGCCCTGTTCGAAGCCTCGCGCCAGCCGGGCGCGCCGTCGCTGGTGATGACGCCGCATGAAGGCGAGTTCGCCAGGCTGTTTGCTGACATCGCGGGTGGCGCCGTTTCGTCCAAGTTGGGCAGGGCTCGTATGGCCGCCACCCGTGCCAATGCCGTGATCGTCTATAAGGGCGCCGACACCGTAATCGCTGCTCCCGATGGCAGGGCTGCGATAAACTCCAATGGTGCGCCGTGGTTGGCAACCGCCGGCTCGGGCGATGTGTTATCGGGCCTCGTGGCCGGCTTCCTGGCGCAAGGCATGCCGGCCTTCGAGGCGGCGTGCGCGGCGGTGTGGATCCATGCCGAGGCCGGCAGCCGGTTCGGGCCGGGGCTGATCGCCGAGGACTTGCCGCTGGCGCTGGTGCCGGCGTTGCACGAACTGGTGGCGGCTCGCGGCGCGCGCTGA
- a CDS encoding P-II family nitrogen regulator — protein sequence MKKIEAIIKPFKLDEVKEALQEAGLQGITVTEAKGFGRQKGHTELYRGAEYVVDFLPKVKIEVVLGDDAVEGAIEAIRKAAQTGRIGDGKIFVSNIEEVVRIRTGETGMDAV from the coding sequence ATGAAAAAGATCGAAGCGATCATCAAGCCATTCAAGCTGGACGAAGTGAAGGAAGCGCTTCAGGAGGCCGGACTGCAAGGCATCACCGTGACGGAGGCCAAGGGTTTTGGACGCCAGAAGGGCCACACCGAGCTTTATCGCGGCGCCGAATATGTCGTCGACTTCCTGCCCAAGGTGAAGATCGAAGTCGTGCTCGGCGACGATGCGGTCGAAGGCGCCATCGAAGCCATCCGCAAGGCGGCCCAGACCGGGCGCATCGGCGACGGCAAGATCTTCGTCTCCAACATCGAGGAAGTCGTGCGCATCCGCACCGGCGAAACCGGCATGGATGCCGTCTGA
- the glnA gene encoding type I glutamate--ammonia ligase — MTTAKDIMKQIKDNDVKFVDLRFTDPKGKLQHVTMDVIEVEEDMFADGVMFDGSSIAGWKAINESDMVLMPDPETVHMDPFFAQSTMVILCDILDPVSGESYNRDPRGTAKKAEAYMKSEGIGDTIYVGPEAEFFVFDDVKYKADPYNTGFRLDSTELPSNDDTDYETGNLGHRPRVKGGYFPVPPIDSAQDMRSEMLTVLAEMGVRVEKHHHEVAAAQHELGIKFDTLVRNADKMLIYKYVVHQVANAYGKTATFMPKPIFGDNGSGMHVHQSIWKGGKPTFAGNEYAGLSESCLFYIGGIIKHAKAINAFTNPLTNSYKRLVPGYEAPVLLAYSARNRSASCRIPFGSSPKSKRVEVRFPDPGANPYLAFAAMLMAGLDGIKNKIHPGQPMDKDLYDLPPKELKKIPTVCGSLREALQSLDKDRGFLKAGGVFDDDQIDSYIELKMAEVMRFEMTPHPVEYDMYYSV, encoded by the coding sequence ATGACGACAGCCAAAGACATCATGAAGCAGATCAAGGACAACGATGTGAAATTCGTTGACCTGCGCTTCACCGACCCGAAGGGCAAGCTGCAGCACGTGACGATGGATGTCATCGAGGTCGAGGAAGACATGTTCGCCGATGGCGTGATGTTCGATGGTTCTTCGATCGCCGGCTGGAAGGCGATCAACGAGTCCGACATGGTGCTGATGCCCGATCCTGAAACGGTCCATATGGATCCGTTTTTCGCTCAGTCGACCATGGTCATCCTGTGCGACATCCTCGATCCGGTTTCGGGCGAATCCTATAACCGCGACCCGCGCGGCACTGCCAAGAAGGCCGAGGCCTACATGAAGTCGGAAGGCATCGGCGACACCATCTATGTCGGCCCGGAAGCCGAGTTCTTCGTCTTCGATGACGTCAAGTACAAAGCCGATCCCTACAACACCGGCTTCAGGCTCGATTCCACCGAACTGCCGTCCAATGACGACACCGACTACGAAACCGGCAATCTCGGCCACCGTCCGCGCGTCAAGGGCGGTTATTTCCCGGTGCCGCCGATCGATTCGGCGCAGGACATGCGCTCCGAGATGCTGACCGTGCTCGCCGAGATGGGCGTGCGGGTCGAGAAGCATCACCACGAAGTGGCCGCGGCCCAGCACGAACTCGGCATCAAGTTCGACACGCTGGTCCGCAACGCCGACAAGATGCTGATCTACAAATATGTCGTGCATCAGGTCGCCAATGCCTACGGCAAGACCGCCACCTTCATGCCGAAGCCGATCTTCGGCGACAACGGCTCGGGTATGCATGTCCACCAGTCGATCTGGAAAGGCGGCAAGCCGACCTTCGCCGGCAACGAGTATGCCGGTCTCTCGGAAAGCTGCCTGTTCTATATCGGCGGCATCATCAAGCACGCCAAGGCTATCAACGCCTTCACCAACCCCCTGACCAACTCCTACAAGCGTCTGGTGCCGGGCTACGAGGCGCCGGTGCTGCTCGCCTATTCGGCGCGCAACCGCTCGGCGTCCTGCCGTATCCCGTTCGGCTCGTCGCCAAAGTCGAAGCGCGTCGAGGTCCGCTTCCCCGATCCGGGTGCGAACCCCTATCTCGCCTTTGCCGCCATGCTGATGGCCGGCCTCGACGGGATCAAGAACAAGATTCATCCCGGCCAGCCGATGGACAAGGATCTCTACGATTTGCCGCCGAAGGAGCTGAAGAAGATCCCGACCGTCTGCGGCTCGCTGCGTGAAGCGCTCCAGAGCCTCGACAAGGACCGCGGCTTCCTGAAGGCCGGCGGCGTCTTCGACGACGACCAGATCGACAGCTACATCGAGTTGAAGATGGCCGAGGTGATGCGCTTCGAAATGACACCGCATCCCGTCGAATATGACATGTACTATTCGGTCTGA
- a CDS encoding glutamine synthetase beta-grasp domain-containing protein encodes MTKYKLEYIWLDGYTPAPNLRGKTQIKDYAEFPKLDQLPLWGFDGSSTMQAEGRSSDCVLKPVALYPDPARTNGVLVMCEVMMPDGVTPHVSNSRATILDDEDAWFGFEQEYFFYKDGRPLGFPESGYPAPQGPYYTGVGYSNVGSIARQIVEEHLDLCLAAGINHEGINAEVAKGQWEFQIFGKGSKKAADQMWMARYLLQRLTEKYGIDIEFHCKPLGDTDWNGSGMHCNFSTKYMREVGGKGYFEALMAQFEKNLMDHIAVYGPDNDKRLTGKHETAPWNKFSYGIADRGASIRVPHSFVKNDYKGYLEDRRPNSQGDPYQIASQVLKTISQVSTGASVSAAA; translated from the coding sequence ATGACCAAATACAAGCTCGAGTATATCTGGCTCGACGGATACACCCCGGCCCCCAATCTTCGCGGCAAGACCCAGATCAAGGATTATGCCGAGTTCCCGAAGCTCGACCAGCTGCCGCTGTGGGGCTTCGACGGCTCGTCCACCATGCAGGCCGAGGGCCGAAGCTCCGATTGCGTGTTGAAGCCGGTCGCGCTTTATCCCGATCCGGCCCGCACCAACGGCGTTCTCGTCATGTGCGAAGTCATGATGCCCGATGGCGTCACGCCGCACGTGTCCAACAGCCGCGCGACCATTCTCGACGACGAGGATGCCTGGTTCGGTTTCGAGCAGGAGTACTTCTTCTACAAGGATGGCCGTCCGCTCGGTTTCCCCGAGAGCGGTTATCCCGCCCCGCAGGGCCCGTACTACACCGGCGTCGGCTATTCGAACGTCGGCAGCATCGCGCGCCAGATCGTCGAAGAGCATCTCGACCTCTGCCTTGCCGCGGGTATCAACCATGAAGGCATCAACGCCGAAGTGGCCAAAGGCCAGTGGGAATTCCAGATTTTCGGCAAGGGCTCCAAGAAGGCCGCCGATCAGATGTGGATGGCCCGCTACCTGCTCCAGCGCCTCACCGAAAAGTACGGCATAGATATCGAGTTCCACTGCAAGCCGCTCGGCGACACCGATTGGAACGGCTCGGGCATGCATTGCAACTTCTCGACCAAATATATGCGCGAAGTCGGCGGCAAGGGTTATTTCGAGGCCCTGATGGCGCAGTTCGAAAAGAACCTGATGGACCATATCGCCGTGTACGGCCCGGACAACGACAAGCGTCTGACCGGCAAGCACGAGACGGCGCCCTGGAACAAGTTCAGCTATGGTATCGCCGACCGCGGCGCCTCGATCCGCGTGCCGCATTCGTTCGTCAAGAATGACTACAAGGGTTATCTGGAAGACCGCCGCCCGAACTCGCAGGGCGACCCCTACCAGATCGCTTCCCAGGTCCTGAAGACGATCTCGCAGGTTTCGACCGGCGCATCGGTTTCGGCCGCTGCTTGA
- a CDS encoding DUF2735 domain-containing protein, producing MEVTLARPSAKILMFPLAGRVSASNLGAKAKFAAELASLRNTHADFDGWYHEAAVEEENQQPKS from the coding sequence ATGGAAGTCACCCTCGCCCGTCCGTCGGCAAAGATCCTGATGTTCCCGCTTGCAGGCCGCGTATCTGCCTCAAATTTAGGCGCGAAGGCCAAGTTCGCGGCAGAGCTTGCCTCGCTGCGTAACACGCATGCCGATTTCGATGGCTGGTATCACGAGGCCGCTGTCGAGGAAGAAAACCAGCAGCCGAAGAGCTGA